GACCCTGTAGTCTCCGACGCGGATTCTACGCAAGCCGGTCATCTCGCCCTTCATCAGTTCCCCTCTGTGAGGTGCATTCCTCAGCGCGTCGATCGCTTCAATCAGCCTCAGTCGGTTCGGTCTGTCGAGTTTGGAAAGCGCTTTCGCGGCGCTTTGTTTAATCTTGAGCGAGTAGCGCACGCTTCACGTCATCCCAATCCAGCACTGGATCGGTGGGGTCCTGAAGGCGCGCGACCGCGAGCGACAAATCTTCGTAGTCCTCCAGATAGCGCTCCACAGCCAGCCGCACTACGCCGGCGCGCGAGCGCTTGAGCGCACTGGCCGCGTTATCGAGTGTTTCCAGTAGTTCGTCGGAAAGGCGCGTTGTTATCTGAACCATGGGGATTGCCTCGAAAGTCAATCAATGTCATCGACAGTCATTATAGGAACTCGATTACCGCGCGTCCACACGGGCAGCGCCCGGATCGCAACTCGCTTTGGTCGAGAGAAAGCCCCTCGCGGGGAGGGATTCTGTGGTGCGTTGTTGATGGCGGGGTTCGCCGGCATTTTGCAGGCTGGGTTAGCGCAGCGTAACGCGGCATTGGTGAAACGTGAGTATTCCGGATGGATATTTTTGTCGGTCCGCTGCCAATAGAGATAGTCTTGCCATCCTCTGGTCGAGGACTTAATCATCCTCAAGCAGCGTTCTTT
This window of the Gammaproteobacteria bacterium genome carries:
- a CDS encoding type II toxin-antitoxin system RelE/ParE family toxin, with protein sequence MRYSLKIKQSAAKALSKLDRPNRLRLIEAIDALRNAPHRGELMKGEMTGLRRIRVGDYRVIYEITERALLILVVRIGHRREVYRKRR
- a CDS encoding ribbon-helix-helix protein, CopG family; translation: MVQITTRLSDELLETLDNAASALKRSRAGVVRLAVERYLEDYEDLSLAVARLQDPTDPVLDWDDVKRALLAQD